The following are encoded together in the Theileria orientalis strain Shintoku DNA, chromosome 1, complete genome genome:
- a CDS encoding ubiquitin carrier protein — translation MYLESREHLRLKRELKNIETENDSSVEAYIVDGNIFKWRGHILGPPGTPYEGGHFNLDITIPEDYPYSPPVIKFETKIWHPNISSETGAICLDILKNEWSPALTIRTALLSIQALLSAPEPDDPQDAMVAKMYKRDYEEFERTAKYVTIVFSRITRLWTSTFARDDNESKEGKIKTLLEIGIERDLAVKALEENGWDTTVALNRLLDS, via the exons ATGTATTTAGAATCTCGAGAGCATCTTCGTTTAAAACGG gagttaaaaaacatagaGACTGAGAACGATTCCTCAGTAGAGGCGTACATCGTAGACGGTAACATATTCAAATGGAGGGGTCACATCCTTGGACCT CCCGGAACACCTTATGAAGGCGGTCACTTTAACCTCGACATAACGATTCCCGAGGACTACCCTTATAGTCCTCCCGTG ATAAAATTTGAGACTAAAATTTGGCATCCGAACATATCCAGTGAAACTGGAGCAATATGCTTGGATATTCTTAAAAACGAGTGGAGTCCTGCTCTCACAATCAGAACCGCTTTGCTATCGATTCAGGCACTATTATCAGCACCAGAGCCAG acgATCCTCAGGATGCAATGGTTGCAAAAATGTACAAAAGGGACTACGAGGAGTTTGAACGAACCGCCAAGTATGTTACAATTGTATTTAGCAGAATAACTAGGTTATGGACGAGTACATTTGCCAGGGATGATAACGAGAGTAAAGAAGGAAAG ATCAAAACACTTTTGGAAATCGGAATAGAACGAGACCTAGCAGTG AAAGCACTCGAGGAGAACGGCTGGGACACTACTGTGGCGCTAAACAGATTGCTGGATTCGTAA
- a CDS encoding mitochondrial inner membrane protein, translating to MDDYLNVGSIKPNLEILEQKKKSQPKSDLLGGNLTSRQLYLTGYGRHWGEKLTYSVGLAYGSGILCGGSFGLIKGISKGGATGKLFLNSVLNNCSTYGPKLGNRLGCLTIIYCGLNGLVKLVRGEKADERFNAPVAGLLSGAVYKIAGPIAKTAKYSAGTGVVFTAIDYVLRKSF from the exons ATGGACGACTACTTAAACGTCGGAAGCATTAAGCCGAACCTGGAAATTCTCGAACAGAAGAAGAAATCTCAGCCTAAATCGGATTTACTGGGAGGCAACTTAACGAGTCGCCAACTGTATCTAACAG GTTACGGAAGACATTGGGGTGAGAAGTTGACGTATTCCGTCGGATTAGCCTACGGATCAG GCATTTTATGCGGAGGCTCTTTCGGGTTAATCAAGGGAATCTCTAAGGGAGGAGCCACGGGGAAGCTGTTCCTGAACTCAGTGTTGAACAACTGCAGCACCTACGGACCGAAGCTCGGAAATCGACTGGGCTGCCTAACGATAATATACTGCGGTCTAAACGGCCTTGTGAAGCTGGTTAGGGGCGAAAAGGCCGATGAAAGATTTAACGCACCGGTCGCAGGCCTCCTCTCAGGAGcagtttataaaatcgCAGGCCCAATAGCCAAGACTGCCAAGTactcagcaggtacaggcGTCGTATTTACAGCAATAGACTACGTTTTGCGCAAGTCGTTTTAA
- a CDS encoding uncharacterized protein (tumour susceptibility gene 101 family protein): protein MDSELKSSLKKHFKNDSMVIIDLDALHSKYTGLFASLHTSPFGISLNISGTVPYMFSGFVYKAPILIKIPKDYPFSAPMISVVPSQEIKIVKNHPNVDRKGNVSLDYLDKWHHTSKLVHAVDSLCKTFNMMSPIYTSSTRPILAEKRADVEVTDQAIPDNLVAKYRLSDRDRKLVEYAYKNILTNLKSNRPKIIKQYNYDMDKYELHRRMLMNWVFALLDLNNVCLKLDQIEDTLNSEVKKDELNQVEEMYKEVGEYTRTITSANQLLLSIKEGSNVIDFIKFKDTNSQKYQHQPISETTTYLTILIQSHHYSFTLVSLPLTLILNHSV, encoded by the exons ATGGATTCTGAGTTAAAATCTAGTTTAAagaaacattttaaaaatgattctATGGTCATCATAGATTTGGATGCTCTTCACAGCAAGTACACAGGTCTTTTCGCATCCTTAC ACACTTCACCCTTTGGCATATCCCTAAACATCTCAGGAACGGTGCCGTATATGTTTTCCGGTTTCGTTTACAAGGCTCCGATACTGATTAAGATACCTAAGGACTATCCTTTTTCTGCTCCCATGATATCCGTTGTTCCAAGCCAAGagataaaaatagttaaaaatcACCCAAATGTAGACCGTAAGGGTAACGTTAGTCTAGATTACCTGGATAAGTGGCATCACACTAGCAAATTG GTACATGCTGTTGACTCGTTGTGTAAGACTTTTAACATGATGTCGCCCATTTATACATCATCCACAAGGCCCATATTAGCTGAAAAAAGGGCAGATGTTGAAGTTACGGACCAAGCAATTCCTGATAATCTTGTCGCCAAATATAGGCTTTCAGACAGGGACAGAAAACTGGTGGAGTACGCGTACAAGAACATTTTAACGAATTTAAAGAGTAATCGACCTAAGATTATTAAACAGTACAATTATGACATGGACAAGTACGAACTTCATAGGAGAATGCTCATGAATTGGGTGTTTGCTCTTTTAGACTTGAATAACGTGTGTCTGAAGCTCGATCAAATTGAG GATACTCTTAACTCTGAGGTGAAAAAGGACGAATTGAACCAGGTTGAAGAAATGTACAAGGAGGTTGGGGAGTACACACGTACAATAACTTCTGCAAATCAACTGCTTCTTTCTATCAAGGAGGGGTCAAACGTCATAGACTTCATTAAATTCAAAGACACGAATTCACAAAAGTATCAACACCAACCAATTAGTGAAACTACTACTTACCTTACTATCCTCATTCAGTCGCATCACTATTCATTTACGCTGGTTTCACTTCCACTGACACTAATCTTAAATCACTCTGTTTAG
- a CDS encoding uncharacterized protein (glutaredoxin-related protein family protein): MSNIFSFFYNNFVKYLHRNFTNKYSYLSFGITNCIILERISSPIKDDNINKTISLERNPINHVRGYYGIKGFLFNLMEDRIAHAEEIKEHKDCCNSSEEKEIVLTDKALEKIKFEIGTYEVVLFMKGTARKPRCGFSKQALDILKTLKIDTIRTVDVLEDKELRNGLKIYSKYPNFPQLYVRGEFVGGLEKIHKMYSEGTLEKFIKE, encoded by the exons ATGTCAAACATTTTCTCATTTTTCTATaacaattttgtaaaatatttacatcGTAACTTCACAAATAAATACTCCTACTTGAGTTTTGGAATCACAAATTGTATCATACTTGAACGAATAAGTTCACCAATAAAAGAcgataatataaataaaactatttCGCTTGAACGCAACCCTATTAACCATGTTAGAGGATACTACGGAATAAAAGGATTTTTGTTCAACCTAATGGAAGACAGAATCGCTCATGCGGAGGAGATTAAAGAACATAAAGATTGTTGTAATTCCAGTGAGGAAAAG GAGATTGTTTTGACAGATAAGGCACTCGAGAAG ATAAAGTTTGAGATTGGGACCTATGAAGTGGTACTTTTCATGAAGGGGACTGCCAGAAAGCCACGCTGCGGATTCAGTAAACAGGCTCTGGACATTTTAAAG ACACTGAAAATCGATACCATAAGAACAGTGGATGTTTTGGAGGACAAGGAACTAAGAAATGGACTGAAAATATACTCAAAATACCCCAACTTCCCTCAACTCTACGTTAGGGGCGAGTTCGTGGGAGGCCtagaaaaaatacataaaatgtATTCAGAAGGAACTCTAGAAAAGTTCATcaaggaataa